A single window of Nocardia sp. NBC_01327 DNA harbors:
- a CDS encoding LLM class flavin-dependent oxidoreductase — protein MTVQISNLSFLTPGNYPDDDPYSGLEDTLQLFEYGERLGFGGAWIRQRHLEHGVGSAAVFLAAAAQRTSRIELGTAVIPIGYESPFRLAEDLSMADVLSRGRLQPGFSAGTPPHAELIGSLVFDGDWRSYDLSHGRIERLIDNLRGDYLGDAEAVIHSPGNTQRPRLQPHNPGLVDRLWYGGGSGRSVRWAGKNGLNLLSGNIVTGEHTDDFGTAQLTLIEEYRRLVDPARPARVAVGRVIVPFDSADRATRERYRRYAASRHERTLAPQGERRVLFAPDLVGTAAQIVERLRADPVLAHTTELRLELPYEFHREDYEQILHDARELIAPALGLPV, from the coding sequence GTGACGGTGCAGATCAGCAATCTGTCGTTTCTGACCCCGGGAAACTATCCCGACGACGATCCGTACAGCGGGCTCGAGGACACACTGCAGCTGTTCGAATACGGCGAGCGGCTCGGCTTCGGCGGCGCCTGGATCCGGCAGCGGCATCTCGAACACGGTGTCGGATCGGCGGCGGTCTTCCTGGCCGCGGCCGCGCAGCGCACCAGTCGAATCGAATTGGGCACGGCCGTGATTCCGATCGGCTACGAGAGCCCGTTCCGGCTGGCCGAGGATCTGTCGATGGCCGATGTGCTGTCCCGGGGCCGGTTGCAACCGGGCTTCAGCGCGGGCACGCCGCCGCATGCCGAACTCATCGGGAGCCTGGTCTTCGACGGTGACTGGCGCAGCTACGACCTGTCGCACGGGCGGATCGAACGACTGATCGACAATCTGCGCGGCGACTATCTGGGCGATGCGGAGGCGGTGATCCACTCCCCCGGCAATACGCAGCGGCCCCGATTGCAGCCGCACAATCCCGGTCTGGTCGACCGGCTCTGGTACGGCGGCGGCAGCGGCCGCTCGGTGCGCTGGGCCGGGAAGAACGGGCTCAACCTGCTCAGCGGCAATATCGTGACCGGCGAGCACACCGACGACTTCGGCACCGCGCAGCTGACCCTGATCGAGGAGTACCGCCGACTCGTCGATCCGGCCCGCCCGGCCCGGGTCGCGGTGGGACGGGTGATCGTGCCGTTCGACAGCGCGGACCGCGCCACCCGCGAGCGCTACCGCCGATACGCGGCCTCCCGCCACGAGCGAACCCTCGCGCCCCAGGGCGAACGGCGCGTCCTGTTCGCCCCGGATCTGGTCGGCACCGCGGCGCAGATCGTCGAGCGGCTGCGGGCCGATCCGGTACTGGCCCACACCACTGAGCTGCGCCTCGAGCTGCCCTACGAGTTCCATCGCGAGGATTACGAACAGATCCTGCACGATGCCCGCGAGCTGATCGCTCCGGCCTTGGGCTTGCCAGTTTGA